Proteins encoded in a region of the Photobacterium angustum genome:
- a CDS encoding outer membrane protein transport protein, with translation MNKKQIFTRSVITAAIALASSQSMAAGFQLNAQSATGLGRAFSGDGVIADNASTMAKNAASMTLFDAPALSLGVIAIDTDVKVKDTTYNGSQIPDDQIGGTSYAPNIYYIQPINDKFAVGASLYSNFGTKTEFSDNYAANAFGGLTDVKSMNLGLSAAYRINQQLSIGGGLDVIYGSGKLNRYIPAGKIPTPNGTINTPKIDLLDVDADGVALGFNLGTIYELDQNNRFGLSYRYSPTLEAKGDMHYAGNDLSDQKLKMPLPDMAEFSGFNKLNDKFAVHYSIQWIRWSEFDVLETTGGVKLNDYQWQDGWHYSIGGTYYLNDQWTLRAGYMHDTSAQDSKTSISVPDSDRNWLSGGFSYHLDSKSTIDFGLTYLIGKNVKADETNPLGMSVDATTRANAWLYGLQYSRSF, from the coding sequence ATGAATAAGAAGCAAATTTTTACACGCTCAGTGATTACTGCTGCTATCGCCTTAGCTTCATCACAATCTATGGCAGCGGGCTTTCAGCTGAATGCACAATCTGCAACAGGTCTTGGCCGTGCATTTTCAGGTGACGGTGTTATTGCAGACAACGCATCAACAATGGCAAAAAACGCTGCCTCAATGACACTATTTGATGCACCTGCACTTTCTCTTGGTGTTATCGCCATTGATACTGACGTTAAAGTAAAAGATACAACATACAATGGTTCTCAGATCCCTGACGATCAAATTGGTGGTACTAGTTACGCGCCAAACATCTACTACATTCAGCCTATAAACGATAAATTCGCTGTAGGTGCATCACTTTACTCAAACTTCGGTACAAAAACTGAATTTAGTGATAACTACGCTGCAAATGCATTTGGTGGTTTAACTGATGTAAAAAGCATGAACTTAGGTTTAAGTGCTGCTTACCGCATTAACCAACAACTAAGCATTGGTGGTGGTTTAGACGTAATTTACGGCAGTGGTAAACTAAATCGCTATATACCTGCAGGAAAAATTCCAACACCTAATGGTACGATCAATACACCAAAAATTGATTTACTTGATGTTGATGCCGATGGTGTAGCGCTTGGCTTTAACCTAGGTACTATCTACGAACTCGATCAAAACAACCGTTTTGGCTTATCTTACCGCTATAGCCCAACATTAGAAGCTAAAGGTGATATGCACTATGCGGGCAACGACCTTAGCGATCAGAAGCTAAAAATGCCATTACCAGATATGGCAGAATTTTCTGGTTTCAATAAGCTAAATGATAAATTTGCGGTTCACTACAGCATTCAATGGATCCGCTGGAGCGAGTTTGACGTTCTAGAAACAACTGGTGGCGTTAAATTAAATGATTACCAATGGCAAGATGGATGGCACTACTCTATCGGTGGTACTTACTACCTAAACGATCAGTGGACACTTCGTGCTGGTTACATGCATGACACTAGCGCACAGGATTCAAAAACATCTATTTCTGTACCTGATTCAGATCGTAACTGGTTATCTGGCGGCTTTAGCTACCACTTAGACAGCAAGTCTACCATCGACTTTGGCTTAACTTACCTTATTGGTAAAAATGTTAAAGCAGATGAAACCAATCCGCTCGGTATGTCGGTTGACGCAACCACTCGTGCAAATGCATGGTTGTACGGTCTACAATACAGCCGCTCATTCTAA